From the Manihot esculenta cultivar AM560-2 chromosome 14, M.esculenta_v8, whole genome shotgun sequence genome, the window ACTGCCGAACACGGTTGTTCGACATCATGGGTGTCGAACAAGGAAGagttcgacaccatgggtgtcgaacTCTCCTTTGCTGAACTTGTTCGGCACTTTGAGTGCCGAACAAGCCATGGGAGCAGTGCAATCTGCTCCCGTGGCCGCCAGCCTGGCGTAAAGAATTGttcgccacttaaagtggcgaaCAATTCTGCTGCATGGCATGTTCGCCACCTACCTAAGGTGGCGAACATGCACAGAAAACAAGCCTCGTCAGAGATTCCTGACGAGGCGTGACCAGGAAAAGTGTTCGCCACTTACAGTGGCGAACACTTTCCTGTGGTATCACATGCATGTATGAATGTGATATTACAGGAATTTGTTCGGCAGCATCattgtgaaaataaaatttataaaataaatatatatttaaaaaattataaaaattaataaaattttatactaaattaaaatatatttattgatattaattaaaatatattaatattaaatttattttttatacttaaaattatatattttttaaccattaataaattaataactcatttttaattttatttttattataacgttaaaaatataatattatattttttgaaaatatttaatatattttatttttttatttttttattttaaaattattttaataaagtaattatatttttttttattttaaataattattttattttgaaattattttaatagcatCAGCTCTTCGGCACTGTGCTGAAGAGCTGATGCAGGGCCGTACCCTGCATGCATGCAGGGGCATGCATGTGGCCCTGCATGCACGCAGGGGCATGCATGTGGCCCTGCATGCATGTTGGTGGCTCTGTACAGCCTGTGAGTCTAGTTCGACAGTGTTGGTGTCGAACTAGAACCCACTCCCGCCTATAAATTATCCCACCAATCACCCCCCAATCCCACCAATCATCCCCCAATCGCCTATCATTTCTACTAATCACTCTATCCCTCTATTCATCACTCACATTTTTTGTCTCTCTATAAATTATCCCACCAATCACTCCCAATCAACAATCACTCCTACTAATCACTCATACTAATCACTTTATCCCTCTATACATCACTTCCATTTCCGGTTTCTCTATAAATTACCCCATCCATTATTTCATAAGTTACTCAAAATTTACATTGTAtctcacaaaaattttatttctactCTTATCGATTCGAATACAAAAGAAGAAACGCAtgtaagttttaaatattttatattctaaatttttatttttttttatgtatatagtaAATGgtggtaaaattatttattatttattattttttgcagAGAAATGGCAGTTCCTGCATATGCTAATATTCATTGGGATGGTAATGTTATAAATAGTTGTAATGGTTACGATTATGATGGAggtttttcaaaaattattcaattggGTAAACGAATAAGTTTTAATCAATTGGTCGGTAAAATTGCTCGTGCAATTGGATTATccgaaaataatgaatttatagaGACGATTAGTTTTAGAAAGCCTACAGTTGTGGATGGATCCTTACAATTTGAATGTATGGAGATATGGGGTGAAGATGATGTGTCTAGTATGTTTAATTACTTAGTATCAAATTGGTGGTATACCTGGTATAGAAATATATGTTAAGATACTTCGTTGTGTTGATACTACAAATGAGGATGCTGATATTGGTCCATCTGGAACTGCCGTTGAATCAAATGATGAACCATGTGAAGAGCATAATGTAGTTGATGATTATGGTTTATGTGATAGTCTTGCAGGGCTGTcatttaatttatctaatacAGTAGAGAATGAGGACGAGGACGAGTACGAGGACGAGGATGAGGATGAGGACGACGATGATTCATGGATGTCTactgaggatgatgatgatgataatggaCAGGAGGATATTGGGAGTGAGTCTCGATATTACAACACACAATTTCCTAATCCTATTGTGCCTGTTGTTCATCCTCCGCCATATACAGAAATAGACTTCGATTTGCTGAGGGTGGATCCTTATGATAAGCCAGAAGGTCGTTACTTTTGGGATCCTTCTAAAGAGTTTTCAGTTGGGATGATATTTTCTTCGAGAGATGCAGTGGTTGCTGCTGCAAAAGAATATCATCTAAGACATCACCATCAATTCTATTATCATGAAATAAGGGAGAAGACATATTCTATAAAGTGCAAAGACAAAGACAGTGGATGTGCATGGAGGCTTCGAGCATCCAAGAAAGAAGGGGAGGATGTATGGAAAATTACGAGATACAATGGACCGCACACGTGTACAAATCCTCAGGTAACAAAAAACCATAGCCAATTGGATGAGaatttcatttgttcatttatattTGCATTAATTGAACAACAGCCCGATATAAAAATTGCTGCCCTACAAGCTGAAGTGCGGGATAAATTTGGGTACGAGCCGTCTTATCAGAAAACATGGAAAGCTAAGCAGAAGGCAATTGCACAGCTTTATGGGGATTGGGATGAATTATACAGTCGTTTGCGTAGATTCATGACTGCTCTTCATCATTTTAACCCAGAAACAGTATACATGATCGAAGATAATCCACATTGGATAAATGAGCGATTAAATCCGATGTGTCGTGTGTTTGACCGTATGTTCTGGGCTTTTAAGCAATCGATTGAGGGATTTAAACATTGCCGACCTGTTATCTCAATCGATGGGACATTCTTGTACGGAAAATATACCGGGTGTATATTGTGTGCAACCGCACTTGATGGAAATAATCAACTATTTCCATTAGCTTTTGCCATTGTTGATAAGGAGGACGGTGACAATTGGTCATGGTTTATGGATTGCTTAAGGATCTTCGTGACCAATCGAGAAGATTTATGTGTAATTTCAGATCGCCATGCTGGAATTCTGAAGGCGATGTAGAAAGATTGGTGGCAACCTCCATCTGGTCATCATCGTTTCTGCATCAGACATGTTCTGAGTAATTATAATAAGACATTCAAAAATGCAGCAATAAAGGAAGCGTTGCGCAAGGCAGGTATGTGTCATGTTTTAATACGAAgtttacttaatattttaaatttaatgtcacTTATGACTCGTGgtaatttaacttttataaacTTGTTATGGATATCAGCAAATGAAAATCAGAAGAGAAAATTTTATGATGCAATGAACAATATTCGGGAGGTGCACCCAGAATCATACGATTGGGCAATTAAGATAAATTTAGAGAAATGGACGAGATCGCATGATGGTGGACAGAGGTATGGCGTGATGACAACGAACATGGCAGAATCGCTAAACGGCATGATGAAAGGATTTCGGGCGTTGCCAATAACGACAAtggttgaaaaaatattttttcaatgtgTCCATTATTTTGATACGCGGAGGACAATATTTTTGGAACAACAAAGCAGAGGGTATGTTTTCAGTTAGTATTGTAGTGACACACTGCGTGCTAATGCAATTAAAGCAAATGGACATAGAGTCCGGCGATTCAATAGTCAGATAATGGTTTGCGAAATAATAACTGCAAATGGGAGGCAAAAGCAAGTGGTCAAACTCATGGATCAAACATGCACTTGTGGCAAATTTCAGGAGATAAGAATACCATGTTCTCATGCTATTGCTGCATGCATGTCACATTCAATTGACTACGAACAATTTGTATTTGACTATTATAAATTGGATCGTACAATCCAATGTTACGGCTACACGTTCCATCCTCTTGGACATCCTGACTATTGGCCTGCAGCAGATGGACTTCCTCTCGTGCCTGACATTTCTAGAACAAGGAAGAAGGGACGACCGAGGTTCTCTAGAATACGTAATGAGATGGACTGGAGGTCAAACAAAATTAAAGAAACGTCCAGAGTCCATTGTTCAATTTGTGGCAGGGTGGGGCACAATAAAAAAACTTATATGGGTGGGGAATCAAGTAGATAAATATTATACAAAATTCAGTTAATTATTACATtatcaaaaatttttaattacattataaattatttgatataattttaaaattggttGTTATGGAGAATTTTGCTGTTGATGTAAAAGTTCACAGTTGGTCAGCCGAATATGACGGAATCATGACTCATGATTGTGGATAACTTAAGTTTTActtatcataaaattttattagttaattaaactatttaaaacaaatagaattttatttattttttaatttaattttaattttttaaaagtaaaatatatttgaaatatttatatataaatgttttaataatattttttaaaaataagaaataaatattttttgataaaataatttaaaattatataaactaatttttaCGAAAATTTGAAAAGTCAAACAACATAAAGTATGTTTTCGTAAATAAatagagataaaaataaataatttaatttttatatttaaattttaattaaaaattaaaatatattaataaatatatttataaaagtcttaataaaattttatgaaaaattacttttatttttataaaaaaataattttttaaaaaatattttaatttcttccttgattctatttattaagaattttcacccaaaaaatatttgaaataatataaatggagattgaataataaattcaatatcTTGTATCATGCAAGTTTCTGTGCTCCCCTAATTTCTAGttcaaagaaatatttttttaattgatgtgTACAAATATTTgttctttaataaaaatataaaatctcaatAATTATGCATTCAATACTAAATTCAACTAAATAATCATACcataaattaacaaaaattatgaaatcaaCCCAATATGAAATCAAAGCGCCACTTGAGTCAACACATGTTAATTACAAATTCGCACCAATAATTACAAATTCAAacaacaattacataaattttttatacgAGAAACCACTCATATATTTGCTCTTATGAAGCATAAAATTCCAATGCTATACCGACAACTTCAGTCTTTTCGTAACTTATTCTATCATCTGTAGTCATTTACAACTTCAAAAGGCTATCATCTGATGAGTAATGACCAAGAACCTATCGAGGAAAAACAAATCAACGAGTCAACGACTGTTAAAATCAAAAGTGCCTCAATAATGCTGACCTGTTGAAATGTAAATCATTGCCACTTATACCAAAAATCCGGCAGAGTTTCCCCTGAAATATGGGTTTAATTCCACCTGTTAATAGAAACATCACACTTATATAAACTTCAACCTTAACTCATACACATCTTTTTACATCAACCCAATTTCAACTCATAGCAAAATCTTGCTAAAGCATAATTAAATCAAGATAATTAATTTAACGTACCAAAGTGATATGTGTATTTAACTCAGAAGCAGCTTTATCTTTTCTCCGACAAGAACATATCATGTATAATTAACACATGAACTGATCAACATGAAAGTGAAGCATAATACTCAATCAATATCATAGAATATAATGAACTAACTATCCAACAAAAACAATAAAGGACTTGTACAACAACTGCAAACAAGGTCATGATAGTGAAACTAAGAAATTAAACTCACCCAATTAACATGTGGAATAAACTAAGTATCAGCATCCTCCAGTGCCTCCATAGGCTCCATAGGGGTGATGTTTAATTTACACCTGCAATGAAAAAAATGAAAGTGAATCATAAACATGATCAAAAGATTTTAATTGAAACACTTCATACATACATGTTCAACTCGCAGTCAGTCATGATCACCAGTCCCACACCCTCGATGTCTCCTCTCATGTGGAGCCCGTAATCGACCTTGCCATGGACCCGGTGCGAGGAACTGTTGATGCTCCAGATCCTCCTGTGTCGGCGCACTGACATCTGGATGTTGCACCATTGAACCAGAAGGATCAGACTGACCAAAATGACTAACACCAGCCTGGCCATATCCTAATCCAGGATTATATCCTGCAAACACATTCTCTGTAGAGCCGCCTGACGTGTGAAACGGCCTAGAGGTAGAAGCATCATGCGTAGGCTCTGGTGGAAATGCAAGGAACATAGATCCTATCGGCGTAAATGGTACACCATACGCACCGGGAGTGAATGAAGGCATCGTATTTGAACCAGGCGTCCATCCCATGAACTGACTCTGGGAAGGATAATACATTGAAGGTACATGAGAAGACATGGGTGGCACATTAGAGGAACTCGGTGCATGTTCGTATTCATCTTGGGACTGGTGATACTGTATGGGGGGAGGCACTGGATGCACATCGCTATCACGTTCTACTGTTTCTGGATGATCCCTTCTACGACCTCTGCCATGACCACGGTTTCTACCCCGTCTTCCACGTGAAACAAAATCTGGAATGGGTGGGTCATCTTGGTCAACAGTGATGTGTGGTGGAGTAGGTGCTGGATATGGAGCTGGGAGCTGTGTTTGCCTCCTCTCTTCCATCATACAGAATGAAACAGACTGTAGGAGGTCGCAAATAGATGCCATGCTCCCCGTGGTCGGATTTGTCGCCATAACGTGCATATGCTCCAGACCATCCTCCTGCAATAAAAGtattcaattatattatatctaataatgaattattattgaaaatgacTTTAAACAGCATTAATTTTTTACCCCTGATCCCAATGCCGCTCCTTTAACTGAAATCCAGCGTCTGGACACCCTTCGGTACCACTCCATATACTCTGAATGAAAATGGAGTGGCCCTGTCACTGGCGGTGCAGTAATTATTCGTCTATCTCGGGTGTTCCAGCGCGCAATCCAATGGGAGTGCACCTCAGCCCAGTTTGTGTCGCTCTTACGCAGGTCAACATCATGGAGTGCAGCAGATTGTTGAGGTTCAACGGAAATATGCTGCTGCATACCAAACTGGCGCATGACCCGATCAGGCTGATGCCACTCTATAATATGAAAGCATACTAATGGCACTACAGCTCTCCAAATTTGTCGTCCTTGCCGACAATATTCAGGTAACGACTCAATAAGCGCATCATTGTATGGCTCCCAAATTACCTGAAATTAACATTCAATTGTTATACACAAATTAATGTagctttaaattatttaaaatttcttttttccatATTACCTGCTCGGGTAATAAACGATCTAGCTGATAACGCAGCTCAACGAGTACGTGGGTGATGACCTCCGTTATCTGCCTGGCATTACTCCACCTGCACAATATATTGTATTAGCAAGTATTTCTTTACATATTacagtaaaaaagaaattaaaaaatattaatttaataacacATACTTGTTGCCTAGTGGAGCATCATGATGTGGTACTCGTACGAACAGTGTCGGCGAAACTGCTGTGATACGGTCCCATGCCCATATCTGGAGAATGAACAATGGACCTGCCATTTGCATAACTTTAGGATCTGTCGCCTTACATAACTGTCTGTACAGCCATGCCAAATATGCACCACTCCAGCTATAATTGCCGGCTTCATCCAAGTCGGCTAGCAGAGGTAAAAACATAAGGTTCACACGTGAAGCTGATGTATCACTAAAAATAGATCCAATAACCCTCATGATGTATGCGCGTGCGAACCTCTACACAACTTCCTCATCGAGGTCATCTGGAAGCTGACTAAACTCCTCAGCTAGCCATACCATCTTCAAGTAACAACCTCTTATGGCACTATTAGGTGGAACAACACCTAATAGTGCCTCACACACTGAAGAGATGTTATATACTGTCTCTCCCAAACGACGTCGCAGAGAACAAAGGCAAAAGACACTGCCAAAGCGCCAAAGCCAAAACGACGCCACAGAGAAGCAATGACAAAATTAAACCCAGATGCAAAACGACACCGTTTGGACAAGATGTATTTATTCTAAGAAATTCCAGAAAATTCATGAAAATTCTAGAAGACTCAGTTAGTTAGAAATCAGTTTTCCAAATGTGTATATAAACATGAGAATTTACAGATCAATGATATACATTTTTGCTCTATTTTCATTTCAATATCAGCTAAattttacatggtatcagagcacacCCTGTGTAAACTACCCCAACAAACTCAGATCTAGATCTGAGAgaattcagttttttttttctttctttctctctttctctcccaAATCACACAGTCTGTTCAACAATTACAATGGCAGAAATTGCTGGGGAAAATGTGCCAGGGAAAGCAGAGAAAGATGACAAAATGATGAAGCTGCTGAACTCTGATTCTCCCAGTATGACCCTCGTCAGCTCTCCATTAAATGGCAACAATTACCTCACCTGGAGCAGATCAATGGTCATAGCTTTGAAAGCAAAGGATAAACTAGGATTCATAAATGGAAAATGCAAGATGCCAAATCAAGATGACAAAAACTACGAGGAATGGCAGAAAGCAGACAATATGGTAATGTCCTGGATCTTGAATGCTCTTTCAAAAGAATTGGCTGAGGCTTTTCTATATGCCACAAATGCTTATGAATTATGGGAAGAATTAAAAGAAAGATTTGGAGACAGTAATGGTCCCCTGATGTACCAATTAATGAAAGAAATCAGCAATGTCAGTCAAGCAAACAACAATATCATGATGTATtacacaaaattaaaaaaattatgggatGAATATGCATGTCTAGAGCCAATTCCAGTATGTGAATGTGGTGTAGCAAAATTATTTGCTGAAATAGAAGGCAAACACAAATTAATGCAATTCTTGATGGGCTTAAATGAGTCTTATGATCATGTGAGGAATCAAATTCTCATCATGGAACCACTGCCTAGTGTAAATAAAGCATACTCCATGATCTTGAGAATTGAAAAGCAGAGGGAAGCACAAAATGATGAAGCTGGGAACAGTGCAATGACAGCAAACACTTCAGGAATCAATAAAGGCAGAACATGGAAAactcaattcaaaaggaaggaTGACAGAACCTGTTCTTACTGCAAAACCACAGGCCATGTGAGGGAGACCTGCTTTAAACTCAATGGATATCCAGATTGGTTCAACGAACTCAAGTTAAAAAGaaacaaaggaaaagaaaatgttGCAGCTTATGTGTCCGAAACACCTCTAGATTGCAATGATGATTACACGCAAGGCAAAGTTGATTGGAATATGGAGTCACTAATGCAAGAGATGATGAAATACATGAAGAGTCATGGCCAGACTACAACCGGCAGCAATGAGGCAAATTGTGTGAACTATACTGGTTTTGCAGGTATGACATCTTCTTGCTACTCTAAGGTTTATGAAAATAGAAATATAGGAGAATGGATTATAGACACAGGTGCCACAGCTCACATGTGTAATGacctatctttttttttaaacctCAGAACTCTCAATAAACCAAGTATAGTAACCCTACCCGATGGCAGCATGAAAAGTATCACCAAAATTGGAACAGTGCCTTTAAACCAGAATATGCAATTGATAGATGTGCTGTATATACCTacttttaaatacaatttaCTGTCTGTTAGCCAAATCACCCAAACCAGCAAAATATCTATACAATTCTACCATAACCAATGTATTTTGCAGGACCTAGTGACTAAACACCTATTGGCTGTTGGGAGAATGCACCAAGGATTGTATAGACTAAATAAAGAATCATTTAGCCATCAAGAAAGCAGAATAAAGACAGTTGACACAGCATTGGCATCTCAACGACTTCAAGGCAATTATGAAGTTTGGCACAGAAGATTAGGTCATGCATCAAAAAACAAACTATTGCATCTAAATGTAATAAGAGCTAATGACTGTGATTCTCATGTGTGCACCATTTGTCCTATTGCAAAACAGCAACGATTGAGTTTTAATAAGAGCAAAATTACATCTACAGCACCTTTTGAGTTAATTCATGCGGACCTTTGGGGCCCATATACAGTAGTTTCAGTCTCAAATGCAAGATACGTATTGACCATAGTCGATGATTACACTAGAGCTACATGGACATATTTACTACAGCATAAACAACTTGTATTTGCTGTGTTAAAACAGTTCATAGCTATGGTGGACAATCAATTTCATAAGCCAATCAAAAACTTGAGATCAGATAATGGGACAGAGTTTGTGAATCAAGATTGCAGTAAGTGGCTAAAGGAAAAGGGCATTATTCATCAGAAATCATGTCCATACACCCCACAACAGAATGGAGTAGTGGAAAGAAAGCACAAACATTTATTACAAGTTGCAAGAGCTCTAATGTTTCAATCAAAATTACCAAAAAGATTCTGGGGAGAATCCATACTCACAGCCACCTACATCATCAACAGATTACCAAGCCCAGTACTCAATTGGGAAACACCTTATGCTTGCTTGCATAAGGAAAAACCCaatctaaactcactcaaaaccTTTGGATGCCTATGTTTTGCAACCAATACTTTACCCCACAAAACCAAATTTGAAGAAAGAGCCTTCAAAGGAGTATTCCTTGGATATGTCCCAGGAATGAAGGCTTACAAAATTTATGCCTTAGACCTAAACAAAACCATAATTTCCAGAGATGTCATCTTTTATGAAGACATATTCCCATTCAGATCACAACCTGAcacttatgacccacataaaaCCATGTTGCCAAATATAATACCTGAACCTGACTTAAGCCCAACCATACCAATAACACCACATACAGATACCAGCCCTCCCCATGAACCTTTAAGAATAACAGAAGAGAATGAACCATACAATAGAAATTCTACAACTGAAGATGAAGGAGAAGCATTTACTGAAGATGAAGGAGAAGCATCTGCTAATCTTGAACCAGCCCCAGAATTTTTAGAAGAAAGGGCTTCTACACACACAAGGAGAAGCACAAGGTTACCTACAAGACCAAGATGGCTAAATGACTTTGTGGCAAATTCTATATGTCCTATTAATCCTGGCGCATTCTCCAACAACACCACAGGTAATTCTCCATATCTCTACCCCTGTTTTACTTCTGAACCTATTTTTACCCCTCACTACTTGAGTTTTGTGGCAAATGTATCTATAAACTATGAACCTAAGTCTTATTCACAAGCTAAGGAGGATAGCAATTGGGTGCAAGCCATGCAAGACGAATTAACAGCCTTAGATACGAATAATACTTGGTACTTAACAACTTTACCCAAAGGAAAAAGAGCCATTGCCTCTAAATGGGTCTTTAGAATCAAATATAAGCCAGACGGATCAGTTGACAGGTTCAAGGCTAGGCTAGTGGCCAAGGGTTTTAATCAATTACTTGGAATTGATTACACTGACAATTTTTCTCCAGTAGCCAAATTGGTTACTGTAAGAATGTTCATGGCAATTGCTACAGCTAAGAACTGGCCTATACATCAACTTGATGTTAACAATGCATACCTACATGGTCATATAGAAGAAGATTTATACATGCTACCTCCGGAAGGCTATGACAAAGCTCAACCAGGACAAGTGTGCAAACTTATCAAAAGCATCTACGGATTAAAACAGGCAGGCAGAATGTGGAATAAGGAGCTTACCCAATGTTTAACCCAGTTTGGTTTCAAACAATCACCTTTTGACCATTGCCTGTTCACAAGAACAAAGGAAGGCAGATTTTTAACATTACTTGTTTACGTTGATGATATTCTTATAGCAGGTCAATCAGAAAAGGATATAACAGAAATAAAATCTCACCTTGATAAAGCCTTCACTATCAAGGATTTGGGATATGTCAAGTATTTTTTGGGACTACAAATCGCACGTTCTGAGGCAGGATTATTTCTTCACCAAAAGAAATATCTATTAGACATCCTTCAAGAAACAGGTTGTATGCAAGCTAAACTTTCTGACAACCCACTACCTCAAGGACTCAAACTTGATAACACAACAGGATCTATTTTAACTGAACCAGATAAATACAGGAGGTTAATAGGCAAGTTACTTTACCTCGGAGTTACAAGACCAGACATATCCTACGCGACACAGCACCTCAGCCAGTTCATGCAACAACCGCGCCA encodes:
- the LOC110600556 gene encoding uncharacterized protein LOC110600556, coding for MAVPAYANIHWDGNVINSCNGYDYDGGFSKIIQLGKRISFNQLVGKIARAIGLSENNEFIETISFRKPTVVDGSLQFECMEIWGEDDVSKIYVKILRCVDTTNEDADIGPSGTAVESNDEPCEEHNVVDDYGLCDSLAGLSFNLSNTVENEDEDEYEDEDEDEDDDDSWMSTEDDDDDNGQEDIGSESRYYNTQFPNPIVPVVHPPPYTEIDFDLLRVDPYDKPEGRYFWDPSKEFSVGMIFSSRDAVVAAAKEYHLRHHHQFYYHEIREKTYSIKCKDKDSGCAWRLRASKKEGEDVWKITRYNGPHTCTNPQVTKNHSQLDENFICSFIFALIEQQPDIKIAALQAEVRDKFGYEPSYQKTWKAKQKAIAQLYGDWDELYSRLRRFMTALHHFNPETVYMIEDNPHWINERLNPMCRVFDRMFWAFKQSIEGFKHCRPVISIDGTFLYGKYTGCILCATALDGNNQLFPLAFAIVDKEDGDNWSWFMDCLRIFVTNREDLCVISDRHAGILKAM
- the LOC110600557 gene encoding uncharacterized protein LOC110600557 produces the protein MRQFGMQQHISVEPQQSAALHDVDLRKSDTNWAEVHSHWIARWNTRDRRIITAPPVTGPLHFHSEYMEWYRRVSRRWISVKGAALGSGEDGLEHMHVMATNPTTGSMASICDLLQSVSFCMMEERRQTQLPAPYPAPTPPHITVDQDDPPIPDFVSRGRRGRNRGHGRGRRRDHPETVERDSDVHPVPPPIQYHQSQDEYEHAPSSSNVPPMSSHVPSMYYPSQSQFMGWTPGSNTMPSFTPGAYGVPFTPIGSMFLAFPPEPTHDASTSRPFHTSGGSTENVFAGYNPGLGYGQAGVSHFGQSDPSGSMVQHPDVSAPTQEDLEHQQFLAPGPWQGRLRAPHERRHRGCGTGDHD